In Streptomyces durocortorensis, a genomic segment contains:
- the leuC gene encoding 3-isopropylmalate dehydratase large subunit has protein sequence MGRTLAEKVWDDHVVRRAEGEPDLLFIDLHLLHEVTSPQAFDGLRQAGRPVRRLDLTIATEDHNTPTLDIDKPIADPVSRAQLETLRKNCADFGVRLHPLGDVEQGVVHVVGPQLGLTQPGTTVVCGDSHTSTHGAFGALAFGIGTSQVEHVLATQTLPLARPKTMAITVEGELPDEVTAKDLILAIIARIGTGGGQGYILEYRGSAIEKLSMEARMTICNMSIEAGARAGMIAPDATTFDYLKGRDHAPEGEDWDAAVAYWKTLRSDDDAVFDAEVVIDATELAPFVTWGTNPGQGAPLSASVPDPASYEDASERNAAEKALEYMGLTAGQPLREINVDTVFVGSCTNGRIEDLRNAASVLQGRKVAKGVRMLVVPGSVRVALQAVSEGLDKVFTEAGAEWRHAGCSMCLGMNPDQLAPGERSASTSNRNFEGRQGKGGRTHLVSPQVAAATAVLGHLASPADLSDTRTPAGVR, from the coding sequence ATGGGTAGGACACTCGCGGAGAAGGTCTGGGACGACCATGTTGTCCGGCGCGCGGAGGGCGAGCCCGACCTTCTCTTCATCGATCTGCACCTGCTCCACGAGGTGACCAGCCCGCAGGCCTTCGACGGGCTGCGCCAGGCCGGACGTCCGGTACGGCGCCTCGACCTCACCATCGCCACCGAGGACCACAACACCCCGACCCTCGACATCGACAAGCCGATCGCCGACCCCGTCTCGCGCGCCCAGCTGGAGACCCTGCGCAAGAACTGCGCGGACTTCGGCGTGCGGCTGCACCCGCTGGGCGACGTCGAGCAGGGCGTCGTGCACGTGGTCGGCCCGCAGCTGGGGCTGACCCAGCCCGGCACCACCGTGGTCTGCGGCGACTCCCACACCTCCACGCACGGCGCGTTCGGCGCGCTGGCGTTCGGCATCGGCACCAGCCAGGTGGAGCACGTCCTGGCCACCCAGACGCTGCCGCTGGCCCGCCCGAAGACCATGGCCATCACGGTCGAGGGCGAACTGCCCGACGAGGTCACCGCGAAGGACCTGATCCTGGCGATCATCGCCCGGATCGGCACCGGCGGCGGCCAGGGCTACATCCTCGAATACCGCGGCTCCGCCATCGAGAAGCTCTCGATGGAGGCCCGGATGACCATCTGCAACATGTCGATCGAGGCCGGCGCCCGCGCGGGCATGATCGCCCCCGACGCCACCACCTTCGACTACCTGAAGGGCCGCGACCACGCCCCCGAGGGCGAGGACTGGGACGCCGCCGTCGCGTACTGGAAGACCCTGCGCTCCGACGACGACGCGGTGTTCGACGCCGAGGTCGTCATCGACGCCACGGAACTGGCCCCGTTCGTCACCTGGGGCACCAACCCCGGCCAGGGCGCGCCCCTGTCGGCCAGCGTCCCCGACCCGGCTTCGTACGAGGACGCCTCGGAGCGCAACGCCGCCGAAAAGGCCCTGGAGTACATGGGGTTGACCGCGGGGCAGCCGCTGCGCGAGATCAACGTGGACACCGTCTTCGTAGGTTCGTGCACCAACGGCCGCATCGAGGACCTGCGCAACGCCGCCTCGGTCCTTCAGGGCCGCAAAGTCGCGAAAGGCGTACGGATGCTGGTCGTCCCCGGCTCGGTCCGGGTCGCGCTCCAGGCCGTCTCCGAGGGCCTGGACAAGGTCTTCACCGAGGCGGGCGCCGAATGGCGGCACGCGGGTTGCTCGATGTGCCTCGGTATGAACCCCGACCAGCTGGCCCCCGGCGAGCGCTCCGCCTCCACCTCGAACCGCAACTTCGAGGGCAGGCAGGGCAAGGGCGGCCGCACCCACCTGGTCTCGCCCCAGGTCGCCGCCGCCACCGCGGTGCTGGGCCATCTGGCCTCGCCCGCCGACCTGTCCGACACCCGTACCCCCGCCGGAGTCCGATAG
- the leuD gene encoding 3-isopropylmalate dehydratase small subunit: MEAFTTHTGRAVPLRRSNVDTDQIIPAHWLKKVTRDGFEDGLFEAWRKDENFVLNRPERQGASVLVAGPDFGTGSSREHAVWALQNFGFKAVVSSRFADIFRGNSLKNGLLTVVLEQKVVDALWELTEADPSAEVTVDLEARQVRAKGITADFELDENARWRLLNGLDDISLTLQNEADIAAYEAARPAFKPRTIAA; this comes from the coding sequence ATGGAAGCCTTCACCACCCACACCGGCCGGGCCGTTCCGCTGCGCCGCAGCAACGTCGACACCGACCAGATCATCCCCGCCCACTGGCTGAAGAAGGTCACCCGCGACGGGTTCGAGGACGGGCTCTTCGAAGCCTGGCGCAAGGACGAGAACTTCGTCCTCAACCGCCCCGAGCGCCAGGGCGCCTCGGTCCTGGTGGCCGGTCCCGACTTCGGTACGGGGTCCTCCCGCGAACACGCGGTCTGGGCCCTGCAGAACTTCGGCTTCAAGGCCGTCGTCTCCTCCCGCTTCGCCGACATCTTCCGGGGCAACTCCCTGAAGAACGGGCTGCTGACCGTGGTCCTGGAGCAGAAGGTCGTCGACGCCCTCTGGGAGCTGACCGAGGCCGACCCCAGTGCCGAGGTCACCGTCGACCTGGAGGCCCGACAGGTCCGCGCGAAGGGCATCACCGCCGACTTCGAACTCGACGAGAACGCCCGCTGGCGGCTGCTCAACGGCCTCGACGACATCAGCCTCACCCTTCAGAACGAAGCGGACATCGCGGCGTACGAGGCGGCCCGACCCGCCTTCAAACCGCGTACCATTGCCGCCTGA
- a CDS encoding SCO5555 family protein: MERDSQLKLYGQVADRLKEAHAKVRALQVPESVRMALTRKLLVVTAAAKHDLPDAARRLDRMMKDLDEGRFPEGD; encoded by the coding sequence ATGGAACGCGACAGCCAACTCAAGCTCTATGGCCAAGTCGCCGACCGATTGAAGGAAGCGCACGCGAAGGTGCGTGCACTGCAAGTCCCGGAGAGCGTACGGATGGCGCTGACCCGGAAGCTGCTGGTCGTCACGGCCGCGGCGAAGCACGATCTCCCGGACGCGGCAAGGCGTCTGGACCGGATGATGAAGGACCTCGATGAGGGCCGATTCCCCGAAGGTGACTGA